A single Paenibacillus kribbensis DNA region contains:
- a CDS encoding C40 family peptidase produces MKHTSKKLWMGICFTMTLAFGAGSFVVGPDTTHAASVDTADQIISTGSQFMGVPYQFGAQAGDTSSFDCSSFTQYVFGQNGIKLPRSSRQQSTVGTFVPRSQLQKGDLVFFYSPIHHVAIYMGDGKILHTFGKGGVTITNLNSGWWSSHYTTARRVL; encoded by the coding sequence ATGAAACACACTTCAAAAAAATTATGGATGGGCATTTGCTTTACGATGACTTTGGCATTCGGCGCAGGAAGCTTTGTAGTTGGACCTGACACCACTCACGCCGCTTCGGTAGATACAGCTGATCAGATCATTTCTACAGGATCCCAATTTATGGGTGTACCCTATCAGTTTGGAGCACAGGCAGGCGACACTAGCTCTTTTGATTGCTCTTCATTTACTCAATATGTATTTGGACAAAATGGAATCAAGCTTCCGCGTTCGTCAAGACAGCAATCGACTGTCGGCACGTTTGTACCACGTAGTCAGCTGCAAAAAGGCGATCTGGTCTTCTTCTACTCTCCTATTCACCATGTAGCTATTTATATGGGGGATGGCAAGATTTTACACACATTCGGTAAAGGCGGCGTAACGATTACGAACCTTAATTCCGGATGGTGGAGTTCCCATTACACTACAGCACGTCGTGTCCTGTAG
- a CDS encoding DUF6492 family protein, whose translation MSAQPDGLQKGSITMDVLIPAIDKDMGTLPLVIDSLRHYVQHRIGTIYIVSPKSDRIRRLCASKNCTFVDEKTVLPITKKHIRYGTARWDRSGWLYQQLLKMNGDKISKAPFFLVIDADTILIRPHKFRKDGKTIFYYRSWSQPEYFRTYRKLMGVKAPSPKSFVTHYMLFEKAQLTRLKQVIETRHGKSWYNAIIQSINRKKQFGFSEYETYANYLYSKQPARMILRKSLNKALHSQASSLSEKQLDSLAKNHRSLSFHQRKVYQRAPISKLKSLVKSFKIKKIP comes from the coding sequence TTGTCAGCGCAACCGGATGGGTTACAGAAGGGTTCTATTACAATGGATGTTCTGATTCCTGCAATTGATAAAGATATGGGCACATTGCCGCTGGTGATTGACAGCCTGCGCCATTACGTGCAGCACCGAATTGGGACGATTTACATCGTTTCACCGAAAAGCGATCGCATTCGTCGACTATGTGCAAGCAAGAACTGTACATTTGTAGATGAAAAGACGGTGCTGCCTATCACTAAAAAACACATTCGTTACGGTACAGCACGCTGGGACCGCTCTGGCTGGCTGTATCAGCAATTGCTCAAAATGAACGGTGATAAAATTAGCAAAGCGCCTTTCTTTCTCGTCATTGATGCGGATACGATTTTGATTCGTCCTCATAAGTTTCGAAAGGATGGCAAAACGATATTTTATTATCGGAGCTGGAGCCAGCCCGAGTATTTCCGCACCTACCGCAAGCTGATGGGCGTGAAAGCTCCCTCACCCAAGTCCTTTGTTACTCACTATATGCTGTTTGAGAAAGCGCAGCTTACCCGGCTTAAGCAGGTCATAGAAACCCGTCATGGAAAATCCTGGTACAATGCGATTATCCAAAGCATAAACCGGAAAAAACAGTTCGGTTTCTCCGAATATGAAACATATGCCAACTATCTGTACAGTAAGCAGCCCGCTCGGATGATTTTACGCAAGTCCCTTAATAAAGCGCTTCATAGCCAGGCTTCATCCCTGTCGGAAAAACAATTGGATAGCTTGGCTAAAAACCATCGTTCTTTATCCTTCCATCAACGCAAGGTGTATCAGCGAGCTCCAATATCCAAGCTCAAATCATTGGTGAAATCGTTTAAAATCAAAAAAATTCCGTAA
- a CDS encoding glycosyltransferase, with product MASKQIKQPEGRHLTIVQVISNYPNAQPVPSIKGGTEKVVYELTEELVRRGHHVTLFAARGSRSSARLITYPKGLKHDQIYQYVLQHMPPGTQIIHDHTFRSALGRKKLPCPSICTVHLPVKKHGKNPVFVSKRARQLMGGGKGSYVYNGINTHEYEFSSEKHGYLLFMGRIIRNKGVLQAIQVAERTGKRLLIAGPIKAPVYFRQEIQKRIQHNPKIHYVGAVGGEQKQQLLKHAECLLFPTLWEEPFGLVMVEAMACGTPVLALKNGSVAEVLSGFPQLICKSVGQMERKVQQKNYPSPAQLRQYVTQRFTNKQMTNKYLKLYRQIIRRQGQKKRTSKA from the coding sequence ATGGCTTCAAAGCAGATTAAACAGCCCGAAGGTCGACATCTAACCATAGTTCAGGTCATTTCCAACTATCCCAATGCACAGCCGGTACCCTCCATCAAGGGTGGAACGGAAAAGGTCGTATATGAATTGACGGAGGAACTGGTAAGACGAGGACATCATGTAACTTTGTTTGCTGCCCGTGGGAGCAGGAGCAGTGCGCGACTGATTACCTATCCCAAGGGATTGAAGCACGATCAGATCTACCAATACGTCCTTCAGCACATGCCTCCCGGAACACAAATCATCCATGATCATACCTTTCGCTCTGCTCTGGGGCGCAAAAAGCTGCCTTGTCCGTCGATATGCACAGTTCATCTTCCAGTGAAGAAACACGGTAAAAATCCGGTGTTTGTCAGTAAGCGGGCACGTCAGCTTATGGGCGGAGGGAAAGGATCCTATGTCTATAACGGTATCAACACACATGAATACGAGTTCAGCAGCGAGAAGCATGGCTATCTACTGTTCATGGGTAGAATTATACGAAATAAAGGTGTATTGCAAGCCATTCAAGTTGCAGAACGAACAGGAAAAAGACTGCTTATTGCCGGTCCTATCAAAGCCCCTGTCTATTTTCGCCAAGAGATTCAAAAGCGAATTCAGCACAATCCCAAAATCCACTATGTAGGGGCGGTCGGAGGGGAACAAAAGCAGCAATTGCTGAAGCATGCCGAATGCCTGCTGTTCCCGACACTGTGGGAAGAGCCCTTTGGACTTGTGATGGTAGAGGCGATGGCTTGTGGAACACCCGTACTTGCTTTAAAAAACGGCTCTGTTGCCGAGGTTCTTTCAGGCTTTCCACAGCTGATTTGCAAATCAGTTGGCCAAATGGAGCGAAAGGTGCAGCAAAAAAATTACCCCTCACCCGCTCAGCTGCGCCAGTATGTCACCCAAAGATTCACTAACAAACAGATGACCAATAAATATTTGAAACTTTACCGTCAAATTATTCGTCGGCAAGGACAGAAGAAAAGGACATCGAAAGCCTGA
- a CDS encoding YheC/YheD family protein, with amino-acid sequence MKTSRAQAIRSKWRKTQLLLRHQGIRPLIPETRKYNKVSLTSMLEKYKMVYVKPDGGTFGKGVMKVEQDGSQPFAYQHGEKRWEFKNVEALYKSMSKRVGDQSYLIQKGVHLLRHQKRYFDIRVMVQRNAKGTWETTGIIGRLGHPRKIVTNYHSGGKPMALEELLKSHLSPGKQAELIKKLNALGLTIAAQLQKTYPNFQQIGLDIGLDRNFTPWVLEVNTRPDPFIFNQLKDKSMYRKVLSYWRLANEKRKKTIQDKDKDKVKEKVKVSKKAKSS; translated from the coding sequence ATGAAAACTTCACGAGCACAGGCTATACGCAGCAAGTGGCGTAAAACCCAATTGCTGCTCCGTCATCAGGGGATTAGACCTTTAATACCGGAGACCCGAAAATATAACAAAGTCAGTTTGACGTCCATGCTGGAGAAGTACAAGATGGTCTATGTAAAACCCGATGGAGGTACATTCGGTAAAGGCGTAATGAAAGTAGAGCAGGATGGAAGTCAGCCTTTTGCCTATCAACACGGGGAAAAGCGCTGGGAGTTCAAAAATGTAGAGGCACTGTATAAGAGCATGTCGAAGCGAGTGGGGGACCAAAGCTATCTCATTCAAAAGGGAGTTCATTTGCTGCGTCACCAAAAGCGTTATTTTGATATCCGGGTCATGGTGCAGCGCAATGCCAAAGGGACATGGGAGACTACCGGAATTATTGGCCGACTTGGTCATCCTCGTAAAATCGTAACCAATTATCATAGTGGCGGTAAGCCAATGGCATTGGAGGAGCTGCTAAAATCCCATTTATCCCCAGGCAAGCAGGCCGAACTGATCAAGAAACTGAATGCGCTGGGCCTTACCATAGCTGCGCAACTGCAAAAAACATATCCGAATTTCCAGCAAATTGGATTGGATATTGGATTGGACCGGAACTTTACCCCATGGGTTCTCGAAGTGAATACGAGGCCCGATCCCTTTATCTTTAATCAGCTAAAAGATAAATCGATGTACCGCAAAGTATTAAGCTATTGGCGACTGGCCAATGAAAAAAGAAAAAAGACAATTCAGGATAAAGACAAGGATAAAGTTAAAGAAAAAGTTAAAGTCTCCAAAAAAGCAAAAAGTTCATGA
- a CDS encoding phosphatase PAP2 family protein, translating into MKQTSTKLPISLALLTCIVCALGFTLIALWVSDHQVRHFDYKIITDIQQLESPAMTRIMKFFTLIGSGIPVAILILITMLVLNRVLGHRRELLFLAIAVLGSVLLNTVLKLLFHRARPEINRIIEANGYSFPSGHSMTAFSMYAALTFLVWKHVPFKLGRILLLVLSSLLIIAIGTSRIYLGVHYPSDVLGGYFMSGCWMAACIWFYQRYEERRPSLRFKSTV; encoded by the coding sequence ATGAAACAAACATCAACCAAGCTGCCCATCTCCTTGGCCCTACTCACATGTATAGTATGTGCGCTCGGTTTTACTTTAATCGCATTATGGGTCAGCGACCATCAGGTACGGCATTTTGACTACAAGATCATTACGGATATTCAACAGCTGGAGTCACCAGCAATGACTCGTATAATGAAATTTTTCACCCTAATCGGCAGCGGGATTCCGGTTGCGATCCTTATTTTAATCACCATGCTGGTGCTAAACAGAGTATTGGGCCACCGTAGAGAACTGCTGTTTTTAGCAATTGCTGTGCTGGGTTCGGTGTTGCTGAATACGGTATTAAAGTTGCTCTTTCACCGTGCGCGTCCCGAAATTAACCGTATTATTGAAGCGAATGGATACAGCTTTCCAAGCGGACATTCCATGACTGCATTCAGTATGTATGCGGCGCTGACCTTTTTAGTGTGGAAGCATGTTCCTTTCAAGCTAGGCCGTATCCTGCTGCTCGTGCTCAGCAGTCTGCTGATTATAGCGATCGGGACAAGCCGGATTTATTTGGGCGTGCATTATCCAAGCGATGTTCTAGGCGGCTATTTTATGAGTGGCTGCTGGATGGCGGCCTGTATTTGGTTTTATCAGCGATATGAAGAACGCAGGCCGTCACTTCGCTTTAAATCGACAGTGTAG
- a CDS encoding succinylglutamate desuccinylase/aspartoacylase family protein: MKVKKLMLGKGNSWATPYYIATGEQEGPHVMVVAGIHGNEIASIRAAEKLVKLLNQQKLQISQGKLIIVPIVNQVAYRKRIRGVPDLNRTFPRKKKQAASNPLSAAVFQLILKHTPEWYLDLHEANGLSQKDAKVLGQTLISDQGNPVVPAVRRTIKRMNHSIKSKDRHFNIRLHELPGSSRTAASRILGARAVTVETGWSLPKQVRIRYQLKIVQHLLREAGLTI, from the coding sequence ATGAAGGTAAAAAAGCTTATGCTTGGAAAGGGTAATTCCTGGGCCACTCCTTATTATATAGCCACGGGGGAGCAGGAAGGTCCGCATGTGATGGTAGTCGCGGGCATACACGGCAATGAAATCGCGAGCATTCGCGCGGCTGAAAAGCTGGTAAAGCTGTTAAATCAGCAGAAGCTGCAAATCAGCCAAGGCAAGCTTATTATTGTGCCTATTGTGAATCAAGTTGCTTATCGCAAACGAATCAGGGGCGTACCCGATCTCAATCGAACCTTTCCACGCAAAAAAAAGCAGGCGGCATCCAATCCACTTTCCGCTGCGGTATTCCAATTAATACTAAAGCATACACCCGAGTGGTATCTCGATCTGCATGAAGCCAACGGATTATCACAAAAGGATGCCAAGGTGCTTGGTCAAACGCTAATTTCCGATCAGGGGAATCCGGTAGTTCCTGCGGTGCGGCGAACTATAAAGCGAATGAACCATTCCATCAAAAGCAAAGATCGGCATTTTAACATTCGGTTACATGAGCTGCCAGGCTCCTCCCGCACTGCGGCATCCCGCATTTTAGGCGCACGCGCAGTCACCGTGGAAACAGGCTGGAGTCTGCCCAAGCAGGTACGTATAAGGTATCAGCTGAAAATTGTGCAGCATCTTTTGAGAGAAGCCGGGTTGACCATATAA
- a CDS encoding sensor histidine kinase, whose product MKLRTKITLLSSILVMTILLFVDVTVHLLFVKIATRNEREVLQNKWTEIISETGSKMILKNAWGPELKDELSGDTILRVFDQQSHLLYEISRQSRFKLGDIRFNPSQSSQLTDVQGHKILVIHLPVLSPEGNQEGTLEIVEKWDALQNNLDILDTILVTQTIGAMLLSLVGSTILANAILLPISSSIQTMQEIERSLKFKKIPARTHNQDELSQMTATFNRMMDRLEESFQSQQQFVSDASHELNTTLMIIEGYANMLRRWGTRDEEIHKESIESIYEETQRMRTMTQQLLTLASSQQEDPEPYERMELIGCSQQVVAHLKLVHDRQMTILTDEKEIWLDANLTKIKQLLLILLDNALKYSSDPIEILLSTDKKDVHIRVKDYGIGIPAGEVKRVFERFYRVDSSRHRKTGGTGLGLPIAKAITDAHQGTIRMESVEGKGTQVTVTLPRRQQEGLSLR is encoded by the coding sequence TTGAAGCTGCGGACTAAAATTACCCTGCTCAGCTCGATTCTAGTGATGACCATTCTCCTGTTTGTAGATGTGACCGTGCATCTGTTGTTTGTCAAAATCGCCACTCGCAATGAAAGAGAAGTGCTGCAAAATAAGTGGACTGAAATCATTTCTGAAACCGGTTCCAAGATGATTTTGAAAAATGCTTGGGGACCCGAGTTAAAAGATGAGCTTTCGGGAGACACGATCCTGAGGGTTTTTGATCAGCAATCCCACCTTCTATATGAAATAAGTCGTCAGTCCCGCTTCAAGCTGGGTGATATACGTTTTAACCCTTCTCAAAGTTCACAGCTGACAGATGTACAGGGCCATAAAATCCTGGTCATTCATCTTCCAGTGCTTTCTCCGGAGGGAAATCAGGAGGGAACGCTGGAGATCGTGGAAAAATGGGATGCGCTCCAAAACAATCTCGATATTTTAGATACGATTCTAGTCACCCAAACTATAGGAGCTATGTTGCTTAGTCTGGTAGGCAGCACAATCTTAGCGAATGCCATCTTACTACCGATTTCGAGCAGTATCCAGACGATGCAGGAAATTGAAAGAAGCCTTAAATTCAAAAAAATCCCTGCTCGCACTCACAATCAAGATGAATTGTCTCAAATGACCGCAACCTTTAACCGAATGATGGACAGATTGGAGGAGAGCTTTCAAAGCCAGCAACAATTCGTCTCCGATGCTTCGCATGAGCTGAATACGACATTAATGATCATTGAGGGCTATGCTAACATGCTGCGACGGTGGGGCACGCGTGACGAGGAAATCCATAAGGAATCCATTGAATCCATCTATGAAGAAACGCAGCGGATGCGAACGATGACGCAGCAATTACTGACTTTGGCTTCCTCACAGCAGGAAGACCCGGAGCCGTATGAGCGAATGGAACTGATCGGTTGCTCTCAACAGGTAGTAGCACATCTCAAGCTTGTACATGATCGTCAAATGACGATTCTTACAGATGAAAAAGAAATCTGGCTTGATGCCAATCTTACCAAAATCAAGCAGCTACTGCTTATCTTGCTCGATAATGCTTTAAAGTACAGCTCAGATCCGATAGAGATTCTGTTGTCCACAGATAAAAAGGATGTGCACATCCGGGTCAAGGACTACGGAATCGGAATACCAGCGGGCGAGGTCAAGCGAGTCTTTGAGCGATTTTATCGGGTAGATAGCTCCAGACATCGTAAAACTGGAGGAACCGGGCTTGGGCTGCCCATTGCCAAGGCTATTACAGACGCCCATCAAGGGACGATACGTATGGAAAGCGTGGAAGGAAAAGGAACACAGGTGACCGTCACGTTGCCTCGAAGACAACAGGAAGGGCTGTCCCTACGGTAG
- a CDS encoding ABC transporter ATP-binding protein, whose amino-acid sequence MNRVIELNNVSWKRDNRTILDQINWQVAEGEHWAVLGLNGSGKTTMLNMINGYIWPTTGSVSVLGHTFGDVDLRELRKSIGWVSSSLQERINGSQRTQDVVISGKFASIGLYDQTTATDDEQAVHLMTQLGCAHLVDRLYQGCSQGEKQKVLIARALMASPKLLILDEACNGLDFFSRESLLTSIHQLSESPGSPNLLYVTHHIEEILPMYTHTILIRRGTVFAKGKTTDILSSETLSAFFETPVQVDWRQERAWLSMV is encoded by the coding sequence ATGAACCGAGTCATTGAACTTAACAATGTAAGCTGGAAAAGAGACAATCGCACCATACTGGATCAGATCAACTGGCAGGTAGCCGAGGGGGAGCACTGGGCTGTACTTGGACTGAATGGGTCGGGTAAAACAACGATGCTGAATATGATCAATGGTTACATATGGCCAACTACAGGCAGTGTCAGTGTGCTGGGACATACGTTCGGGGACGTGGATCTGAGGGAGTTGCGCAAATCTATCGGCTGGGTCAGCTCTTCTTTACAGGAAAGAATTAATGGCAGTCAGCGCACTCAGGATGTTGTCATTAGCGGCAAATTTGCCTCTATTGGACTGTATGACCAAACAACAGCTACGGATGATGAGCAGGCTGTACACCTCATGACCCAACTGGGTTGTGCTCACCTCGTGGACCGTTTGTATCAAGGGTGCTCACAGGGTGAAAAGCAAAAAGTGCTTATTGCCCGCGCGCTAATGGCCTCGCCCAAGCTGCTGATTTTGGACGAGGCGTGCAACGGTCTGGATTTCTTTTCCCGGGAATCGTTGCTAACCAGCATTCATCAGCTGTCCGAATCGCCAGGTTCGCCGAATTTATTGTATGTTACACATCATATCGAGGAAATTTTACCGATGTACACGCATACGATTTTGATCCGCCGGGGCACTGTTTTTGCCAAAGGTAAAACGACAGATATTCTAAGCAGTGAAACGCTTAGTGCTTTTTTTGAAACACCTGTGCAAGTAGATTGGAGGCAGGAACGTGCATGGCTCTCTATGGTATAG
- a CDS encoding sugar phosphate nucleotidyltransferase has product MQLVLLCGGAGKRLWPLSNDIRSKLFLRLLPAPDGQMESMLSRVYRQLAAAGLDSSALLLAHRSQVNLALRHTEGRLPVLGEPAKRGTFTAAALAAAYFHTRGVGLDEIVCIAPADMFAGEDFFHSVAALSDLLLDSGADLAMLGTRPTHPSDQYGYIVPGQQTGRKGKASYASVARFTEKPDRIGAQQLISQGALWNCGIYASKLRYMLACMERSDLPLNDKALCSMYDRLPVRSFDEEIAERAEHAVVLPYEGEWLDIGSWQTLTNQLANRVIGRGQISGPAHDTHIVNELPFPLHVIGVEGIIAAASPDGILIAAKSHAHAIKEKLGTLQLHPMHGETSWGSYRVLDEFDHRSLNDILAIRLTVLPDHRLNGHCHGSGLKVWTIVSGRGEVMLNGERFTAVSGSVFRILVDTHHTIRADQDKPLELIEVRLGESLVSSFYKPEA; this is encoded by the coding sequence GTGCAACTCGTATTGTTATGCGGTGGGGCTGGAAAAAGGCTGTGGCCATTGTCCAACGATATCCGCTCGAAGCTGTTTCTCCGACTGTTGCCTGCCCCTGACGGGCAAATGGAATCCATGCTCAGTCGGGTGTATCGACAACTTGCTGCAGCCGGGCTGGATTCCTCTGCCCTGCTGCTGGCTCATCGGAGTCAGGTGAATCTGGCCTTGCGACATACGGAAGGTCGTCTGCCCGTTCTCGGCGAGCCTGCCAAACGGGGAACCTTCACCGCTGCTGCGCTCGCTGCTGCTTATTTCCACACCAGAGGCGTGGGATTGGACGAAATTGTTTGTATCGCTCCTGCGGATATGTTTGCGGGCGAGGATTTTTTCCATAGTGTAGCGGCACTTTCCGATCTGTTGCTTGATAGTGGAGCCGATCTGGCCATGCTTGGGACAAGGCCTACACATCCCTCTGACCAATACGGCTATATCGTTCCAGGGCAGCAAACAGGAAGGAAAGGGAAAGCCTCCTATGCGTCGGTTGCCCGCTTCACAGAAAAGCCGGATCGCATAGGGGCGCAACAGCTTATAAGCCAAGGTGCACTCTGGAACTGTGGCATTTACGCCTCTAAGCTACGGTATATGCTGGCCTGCATGGAGCGTAGTGATTTGCCCCTGAACGACAAGGCATTATGCTCGATGTATGACAGACTCCCTGTTCGCAGCTTCGATGAGGAGATTGCGGAGCGTGCCGAACACGCCGTCGTCCTGCCCTACGAGGGTGAATGGCTCGACATCGGCAGCTGGCAGACATTAACGAACCAGCTCGCCAACCGAGTGATTGGGCGCGGACAGATCAGCGGTCCCGCTCATGACACGCATATTGTCAATGAGCTGCCCTTTCCACTCCATGTCATTGGCGTGGAGGGTATTATTGCTGCTGCCAGCCCCGATGGCATCCTCATTGCCGCCAAAAGTCATGCCCACGCGATCAAGGAGAAGCTGGGGACACTTCAGCTACATCCCATGCATGGGGAAACCTCCTGGGGCAGCTACCGGGTACTGGACGAATTTGATCATCGGAGTTTGAACGATATTCTTGCCATACGTTTGACCGTACTCCCGGATCATCGCTTAAACGGCCATTGTCATGGCAGTGGGCTGAAAGTGTGGACGATCGTTTCTGGTCGAGGAGAGGTCATGCTGAACGGAGAACGCTTTACGGCGGTTAGCGGTTCAGTCTTTCGTATTCTGGTCGATACCCATCACACGATCCGTGCCGATCAGGATAAGCCATTGGAGCTGATTGAGGTTCGCCTGGGAGAAAGCCTGGTAAGCTCTTTCTATAAACCCGAAGCCTGA
- a CDS encoding cupin domain-containing protein, translating into MKSFKYALEKKEPRTGPGGITRGASVHDFPVSEGIAGVSMRLEPGGMRELHWHANAAEWAYVISGSCRTTVIHPDGSSYVDIFNPGDVWYFPRGYGHSIQGLGPGECHFILIFDNGDFSEDHTFSITDFLAQTPAEVVMQNLGLAADELALLPDKEAYFVKGLVPSNGSHDAYPRISSDLITKHRYPLMAKQPRLAPGGGTQRTVTVEDFPISSTMAGSVIELERGGLREMHWHPNADEWQYYLDGNAEMTVFLAEGNAVTEQFEAGDVGYVPMGAGHYIKNIGSEVCRILIGFNSGHYEAIDLSEWLAGNPVDVLATNLSLPREIAKKLPHKSVFIAPES; encoded by the coding sequence ATGAAATCATTTAAGTATGCGTTGGAGAAAAAGGAGCCCAGAACCGGACCGGGAGGTATCACACGTGGGGCTTCGGTGCATGATTTTCCTGTATCAGAAGGAATAGCAGGGGTTTCTATGCGTCTGGAGCCGGGTGGAATGCGTGAGCTTCACTGGCATGCTAATGCGGCTGAATGGGCCTATGTGATTAGCGGCTCTTGTCGGACAACAGTTATCCATCCAGATGGTTCTTCGTATGTCGATATTTTCAATCCTGGTGATGTGTGGTATTTCCCGCGTGGCTACGGTCATTCCATTCAAGGTCTGGGTCCTGGAGAGTGTCATTTTATACTGATTTTTGATAATGGAGATTTTTCGGAGGATCACACGTTCAGTATAACGGATTTTCTGGCTCAGACTCCTGCGGAGGTTGTCATGCAGAACCTGGGGCTTGCAGCCGACGAGCTGGCTCTTTTGCCAGATAAGGAAGCCTATTTTGTAAAAGGACTTGTACCTTCTAACGGATCTCATGATGCATATCCCCGCATTTCTTCCGATCTGATCACTAAACATCGATATCCTTTAATGGCCAAACAGCCAAGATTAGCACCGGGTGGAGGGACACAACGGACAGTTACCGTAGAAGATTTTCCGATTTCTTCGACGATGGCAGGATCTGTGATTGAGCTGGAGCGGGGCGGATTACGAGAAATGCACTGGCATCCGAATGCGGACGAATGGCAATACTATTTGGACGGTAATGCAGAAATGACTGTATTTCTTGCTGAGGGGAATGCAGTGACAGAGCAGTTTGAAGCCGGAGATGTAGGGTATGTACCCATGGGAGCCGGGCATTATATTAAAAATATCGGATCAGAGGTATGCCGCATTTTGATTGGTTTTAACAGTGGTCATTACGAAGCCATTGATCTGAGTGAGTGGCTAGCTGGAAACCCTGTTGATGTATTGGCAACGAATTTGAGTCTTCCTCGAGAAATAGCGAAAAAACTGCCTCATAAATCGGTCTTCATTGCTCCAGAATCTTAA
- a CDS encoding response regulator transcription factor, with the protein MKKSVLIIDDEEKISRLLQLELSHEGYAVEIAQTGKEGLEKALAHTWDIIILDVMLPELNGVEVLKQIRKVDNHTPVIMVTARNTTTDKVSGLDGGANDYITKPFEIEELLARMRASMRHQLESRATSAQEEDNPPYLQVDSLMLEPKTRSVMREGKRIELTPKEFDLLHYLMEHKNQVLQRDQLIQDVWGFDFVGDTNVVDVYIRYVRKKVDHGYKKKLIKTVRGVGYCIREEDH; encoded by the coding sequence GTGAAAAAATCGGTGCTGATCATTGATGACGAAGAGAAGATATCCAGGTTACTCCAATTGGAATTATCCCACGAAGGATATGCAGTTGAAATCGCTCAGACAGGCAAAGAAGGATTGGAAAAAGCTTTGGCACACACATGGGATATCATCATTTTGGATGTGATGCTGCCTGAGCTTAACGGGGTCGAGGTGCTAAAGCAGATTCGAAAAGTGGACAATCATACACCTGTAATTATGGTCACTGCACGTAACACAACTACTGATAAGGTCTCCGGTCTGGATGGAGGTGCGAATGATTACATTACGAAGCCTTTTGAAATCGAGGAGCTATTAGCGCGCATGCGGGCCAGTATGAGGCATCAATTGGAGTCAAGAGCTACCTCTGCACAAGAAGAGGACAATCCGCCGTATCTTCAGGTCGATAGCCTGATGCTGGAACCCAAAACACGTTCTGTGATGCGGGAAGGGAAGCGAATCGAACTGACGCCCAAAGAATTTGATCTGCTTCATTACCTCATGGAACACAAAAATCAAGTATTACAGCGGGATCAATTGATTCAGGACGTATGGGGGTTTGATTTTGTGGGGGATACGAATGTAGTCGATGTGTATATCCGATATGTTCGTAAAAAAGTGGATCATGGCTACAAAAAAAAGCTGATTAAAACCGTGCGTGGCGTAGGATATTGCATCAGGGAGGAAGATCATTGA
- a CDS encoding DUF421 domain-containing protein, translating to MELLETMLRSISAFTLMMLIARILGKSTIAQMTYHDFVAVITLGAITANLAFNNTISIRILLTSLLTFTGIAYLLMFFSMKNRKLRSWFSGKPTVLIQEGKIMESNMRKLKITLDTLNQELRGKNIFNIQEVQYAVLELNGSISVLPKPESQPVTRKDLHLKNQSEPAFPIELIMDGDIIDANLQQNDITREWLHSQIKKKGLSIENVNYAVISSNGNLYFDEYKDQIEHPVDKE from the coding sequence ATGGAATTATTGGAAACGATGTTAAGGTCAATATCTGCATTTACCCTTATGATGCTTATAGCACGTATATTGGGCAAATCGACTATTGCGCAAATGACCTACCATGATTTTGTAGCTGTCATTACATTGGGGGCTATTACTGCGAATCTTGCCTTTAATAACACCATAAGTATAAGGATTTTACTAACATCCTTACTTACATTTACTGGGATTGCTTACTTGCTGATGTTTTTTTCCATGAAGAACCGGAAGCTGCGAAGCTGGTTTTCGGGAAAACCAACCGTGTTAATTCAGGAAGGAAAAATTATGGAGAGCAATATGAGAAAACTTAAGATTACACTGGATACTCTGAATCAGGAGCTAAGAGGAAAGAATATTTTTAATATTCAAGAAGTTCAGTATGCCGTACTTGAGCTGAATGGAAGCATTTCCGTATTGCCAAAGCCGGAGAGTCAGCCTGTAACCAGAAAGGATTTACATTTGAAAAATCAATCTGAGCCGGCTTTTCCCATAGAATTGATTATGGACGGAGACATCATTGATGCGAATTTACAACAAAATGACATAACGAGAGAGTGGCTGCATTCACAGATCAAAAAGAAGGGGCTCTCTATTGAAAATGTCAATTATGCCGTAATCAGTTCTAATGGAAATCTATATTTTGATGAGTATAAGGATCAAATTGAGCATCCGGTTGATAAAGAATGA